One segment of Erigeron canadensis isolate Cc75 chromosome 2, C_canadensis_v1, whole genome shotgun sequence DNA contains the following:
- the LOC122586336 gene encoding lysM domain receptor-like kinase 3, whose product MTNSPLNLLLIFLFISPCFCSSTTPPLNCTETSRLCTSFLAFSPTKNQTLDIILSMFDITSKDITSSSSSNYLFIRKNCSCSATSHNYLTATTYTVRRTGGSVYDIVTDAYGGLAYLSNFTRPARAGAVVSLQLLCGCSSGLWNYLMSYVMKDGDSIELLASRFGVSMDSIESVNGISNPDNVTVGALYYIPLNSVPGTPYRVENRSIIAPAPSPVADAAGVSEEGSKHKSDLKHWWIIGSLCVGLVVVLAVVIAFVFLRSSICFNDGSRNHVKDQEDQHQPFGHKFHILRTSSFWCGSGRLCCKSDDWRRHTIEESSDRNTNIPKVIGTDVFDVEKPVVFSYEEILSCTDVFSESNLLGHGTYGSVYYGLLREQEVAIKRMTATKTKEFIAEIKLLCKVHHTNLVELIGYAASDDELFLIYEYAQKGALASHLHDPQNKGHPTLSWIMRVQIALDTARGLEYIHEHTKPHYVHRDVKTSNILLDGSFKAKISDFGLAKLVGITNDGEVSATRVVGTFGYLAPEYLRDGLATTKSDVYAFGVVLFELISGKEATTRTEAVVKKNSDRRSLASIMLAALKHSPDSMSMSGLKDHIDPNLLDLYPHDCVFKMAALAKQCVEDDPILRPDMKQIVISLSHILLSSVEWEATLAGNSQVFSGLVQGR is encoded by the exons ATGACGAATTCACCACTCAATTTGTTACTGATTTTCCTCTTCATTTCACCATGTTTCTGTTCATCAACAACACCACCATTAAACTGCACAGAAACATCGCGTTTATGCACATCATTCTTGGCTTTCTCACCAACAAAAAACCAAACACTTGACATCATCCTCAGTATGTTTGACATCACCTCCAAAGACAtcacctcctcctcctccagcAACTACCTCTTCATTAGGAAAAACTGTTCCTGCTCCGCCACTTCTCATAACTACCTAACCGCCACTACCTACACTGTACGGAGAACAGGTGGATCTGTGTACGATATAGTCACGGATGCTTATGGTGGCCTGGCGTACCTGTCTAACTTCACGCGCCCTGCGCGTGCCGGTGCGGTTGTTTCGCTGCAGCTGCTCTGTGGGTGTTCAAGTGGGCTGTGGAATTACTTGATGAGCTATGTGATGAAAGACGGAGATAGTATTGAGTTGTTGGCGAGTAGGTTTGGTGTAAGTATGGATAGTATTGAGAGTGTTAATGGGATTTCTAATCCTGATAATGTCACCGTTGGTGCTCTTTATTACATTCCTTTGAATTCGG TTCCGGGCACGCCATATCGTGTAGAGAATAGGTCGATAATAGCGCCTGCCCCATCGCCGGTTGCTGATGCAGCAGGTGTTTCag AGGAGGGGAGTAAACATAAGAGTGATCTAAAGCATTGGTGGATCATAGGGAGTTTATGTGTTGGTTTGGTTGTGGTCTTAGCGGTTGTGattgcttttgtgtttttgagATCATCGATTTGCTTCAATGACGGCTCAAGGAATCATGTAAAGGATCAGGAAGATCAACATCAACCTTTTGGTCATAAGTTCCATATATTACGAACGTCGAGCTTTTGGTGTGGTTCTGGGAGACTTTGTTGCAAATCTGATGATTGGAGGAGACATACGATTGAGGAATCTAGTGACCGTAATACCAATATTCCAAAAG TTATTGGGACTGACGTGTTTGATGTAGAGAAGCCTGTTGTCTTCTCATATGAAGAGATTTTATCATGTACAGATGTTTTTTCTGAGTCCAATCTTCTAGGCCATGGAACGTATGGTTCTGTATATTACGGTTTACTTCGTGAGCAG GAAGTTGCTATCAAAAGGATGACTGCAACAAAAACGAAAGAGTTTATAGCAGAAATTAAACTCTTGTGTAAGGTTCATCATACAAATTTG GTAGAACTTATTGGTTATGCGGCTAGCGATGATGAGCTCTTCCTCATTTATGAATATGCTCAGAAAGGTGCACTTGCAAGTCATTTGCATGATCCTCAAAACAAGG GTCATCCAACACTATCATGGATTATGAGGGTTCAAATTGCGTTGGACACTGCAAGGGGGCTGGAATACATACATGAGCACACTAAGCCTCATTATGTGCATCGAGATGTCAAAACTAGCAACATCTTACTTGATGGTTCCTTCAAAGCCAAG ATTTCAGATTTTGGTTTAGCAAAACTTGTTGGAATCACTAATGACGGAGAAGTTTCAGCTACAAGAGTGGTTGGAACTTTTGGTTATTTAGCACCAGA ATACCTCAGGGATGGGTTAGCTACAACAAAGAGTGATGTCTATGCATTTGGTGTTGTTCTTTTTGAGTTGATATCAGGAAAAGAAGCCACCACACGAACCGAGGCTGTTGTTAAGAAGAACTCTGACAGACGCTCATTGGCATCCATT ATGTTGGCAGCTCTTAAGCACTCTCCTGACTCTATGAGTATGTCTGGCTTAAAAGATCACATTGATCCTAATCTATTGGATCTATACCCTCATGACTGTGTTTTCAAG ATGGCAGCATTGGCAAAACAATGTGTGGAAGACGACCCAATCTTACGACCAGATATGAAGCAAATTGTTATTTCACTTTCACATATTCTTTTATCATCCGTGGAGTGGGAAGCGACTCTTGCCGGGAACAGCCAAGTTTTTAGTGGGCTTGTACAAGGTCGATAA
- the LOC122589101 gene encoding clavaminate synthase-like protein At3g21360 has product MAEEGLFHEVVGLVPQQKCEDGVLFPVVLSPNLKLAKTVKLTEAIKATRSWLDSILHRSGAILFRGFDISSASDFNEVVESSGYEDFSYGVGGAGSRTKVVGRVYTANEAPPDQNIPFHHEMSHAPVFPSKLFFFCEVEPGSGGETCIALSHVIYEKMKQKHPKFVAEMEEKGLVYSRVLGEESDPSSPVGRSWKDTFMTDNKTIAEERAAKLGMKLEWMEGAVRVIIGPKPGFKYDELRNRKIWFNGVVGGLKDKLNDDPSKAVMFSDGKPMPTDVPSDCSKIFDEECIALQWRKGDVLLLDNLAVLHSRRPLITLPRRVLASFCK; this is encoded by the exons ATGGCAGAAGAGGGCTTATTTCATGAAGTAGTTGGGTTAGTACCACAGCAGAAGTGTGAGGATGGAGTTCTCTTTCCTGTGGTTCTTTCTCCAAATCTTAAACTTGCGAAAACTGTTAAGTTAACCGAAGCCATCAAAGCAACCAGATCATGGTTGGACTCGATCCTCCATCGATCTGGTGCCATTCTTTTCAGAGGATTTGATATTTCCTCTGCTTCTGACTTCAACGAAGTAGTTGAGTCTTCGGGGTATGAGGACTTCAGCTATGGCGTCGGTGGTGCAGGCTCCAGAACTAAAGTTGTTGGCCGTGTTTACACTGCCAATGAAGCTCCACCTGATCAGAACATTCCCTTTCATCACGAAATGTCTCAT GCTCCTGTATTTCCATCCAAACTGTTTTTCTTCTGTGAAGTAGAACCAGGAAGTGGAGGAGAAACTTGTATAGCTCTAAGTCATGTCATATATGAGAAGATGAAACAAAAGCACCCAAAGTTTGTTGCAGAAATGGAAGAAAAAGGACTGGTTTATTCTCGAGTTCTCGGAGAAGAATCTGATCCTTCATCACCAGTTGGTCGTAGCTGGAAGGACACGTTCATGACCGACAACAAGACCATCGCTGAAGAAAG GGCTGCAAAGCTAGGAATGAAACTAGAGTGGATGGAAGGTGCTGTAAGGGTTATAATCGGGCCTAAGCCTGGTTTCAAATACGACGAGCTGAGAAATCGTAAAATCTGGTTTAATGGTGTGGTAGGAGGATTGAAAGATAAACTAAATGACGATCCATCAAAAGCAGTCATGTTCAGCGATGGTAAACCAATGCCAACTGATGTTCCTAGTGATTGTTCTAAAATCTTTGATGAGGAATGTATTGCATTACAATGGCGGAAGGGTGATGTCCTGCTTCTAGATAACTTGGCAGTCTTGCATTCCCGACGCCCACTGATTACACTACCTCGCCGGGTGCTCGCTTCATTTTGCAAGTAA
- the LOC122586337 gene encoding clavaminate synthase-like protein At3g21360 codes for MPENLFNIESQDLPQQKRYHNDSITFPTVIIPNTQSTDDLKSSIRDHKPYLESILHTNGAILFRGFTSVSSASDFNDVVEAFGYDELPYVGGAAPRTNVVGRVFTSNESPPDQKIPFHHEMAQVPTFPLKVFFFCEVEPKIGGETPIVLSHIIYDKMKLKYPDFVDKLEKDGLIYTRVLGEDDDPSSPIGRGWVSTFMTKDKAVAEERAEKLGMKLEWTDDGVKTVMGPIPAIKFDGTRQRKIWFNSMVAAYTGWEDARNDPVKAVTFGDGTPLPAHVIHDCLKILEEESVAIPWQKGDVLLLDNLAVLHSRRAFEPPRRVLASLCK; via the exons ATGCCAGAAAACCTGTTTAATATAGAATCACAAGACTTGCCCCAACAAAAAAGATACCACAATGATTCCATCACTTTCCCAACAGTTATAATCCCCAACACACAATCCACAGATGATTTAAAAAGTAGCATTCGTGATCACAAACCATATTTAGAATCCATACTGCATACGAATGGTGCCATTCTATTCCGTGGCTTCACATCTGTTTCCTCTGCTTCTGACTTCAACGACGTCGTCGAAGCCTTTGGTTATGATGAGCTCCCTTACGTCGGCGGGGCTGCTCCTCGTACAAACGTTGTCGGTCGTGTTTTCACTTCTAATGAATCCCCACCAGATCAAAAGATCCCCTTCCATCATGAAATGGCCCAG GTACCTACGTTTCCATTGAAGGTGTTTTTCTTTTGTGAAGTGGAACCGAAAATTGGGGGCGAAACCCCTATTGTGTTAAGCCATATTATTTATGATAAGATGAAACTTAAGTATCCCGACTTCGTTGACAAATTGGAAAAAGATGGATTGATATATACACGAGTTCTGGGGGAAGACGACGATCCGTCTTCCCCCATTGGTCGCGGATGGGTATCCACGTTCATGACCAAAGACAAAGCGGTCGCTGAAgaaag GGCTGAGAAGCTTGGAATGAAGCTGGAATGGACAGATGATGGAGTGAAGACAGTCATGGGGCCGATCCCGGCTATCAAGTTTGATGGAACTAGGCAAAGGAAGATATGGTTTAACAGCATGGTGGCAGCTTATACTGGATGGGAAGATGCGCGGAATGATCCTGTCAAGGCGGTGACTTTTGGCGATGGTACGCCTTTGCCTGCACATGTTATACATGATTGTTTGAAGATTTTGGAGGAGGAAAGCGTGGCAATACCGTGGCAGAAAGGTGATGTTCTGCTGCTGGATAATTTGGCAGTTCTTCATTCCCGTCGGGCATTTGAGCCGCCTCGTCGTGTTTTGGCTTCTCTTTGCAAGTGA